From the Syntrophomonadaceae bacterium genome, one window contains:
- a CDS encoding (Fe-S)-binding protein has protein sequence MAQNLQVASINSKNYQLPNYQLPQTLEVIRGNIVKYGNPLGLKGNEVAGWARDLNLPRQGDVLLFTGGEYQLIPYIDSLVNMTAKMNQNSAGFSFMMGARNLIDMVGINPEKMVAGALSRDRERYRDISRKAVLILQELGQKVCYLGEEEIYSGALLFEYGFADDLRQYARKVANLVKTTQAKTIICLSPHSAEVFKLIYPRLVENFQYEVKTFLETVHELVNDAQRRLPTPFSGNITIHDSCRMARELGINEEFRNILSKIEGITLTEPALNRRWTTCCGGPGKVLFPELTGKIAGRRVCELAATNADLMITFCPYCLAALNKSQQEGQKKIQIEDLIEFLYRGFVQ, from the coding sequence CAGAATTTGCAGGTTGCATCAATTAACTCTAAAAATTATCAATTACCAAATTATCAGTTGCCGCAGACCCTCGAAGTGATCAGGGGGAATATTGTTAAATATGGCAATCCCCTGGGTCTTAAAGGCAACGAGGTAGCCGGCTGGGCGAGAGACCTTAACTTACCGCGGCAAGGGGATGTGCTTTTATTTACCGGCGGCGAGTACCAGCTGATTCCCTACATTGATAGCCTTGTAAACATGACCGCAAAGATGAACCAGAACAGCGCAGGGTTTTCTTTTATGATGGGTGCCCGCAATTTAATAGACATGGTTGGGATCAACCCGGAAAAGATGGTTGCCGGTGCGTTATCCAGGGACAGGGAGCGCTATCGGGATATCAGCCGCAAGGCCGTTTTGATTTTACAGGAGTTGGGCCAGAAAGTTTGTTATCTGGGGGAAGAAGAGATCTATAGCGGTGCTCTCCTTTTTGAATACGGTTTTGCAGACGATTTGCGGCAATATGCACGCAAGGTGGCTAACTTAGTCAAGACCACCCAGGCGAAGACCATTATCTGCTTATCTCCCCATTCAGCGGAAGTTTTCAAGCTGATTTATCCCCGGCTGGTGGAAAATTTTCAATATGAAGTCAAGACTTTCCTGGAAACTGTTCACGAACTGGTTAATGATGCCCAAAGGCGTCTGCCGACCCCATTTTCGGGGAACATAACGATCCATGATTCCTGCCGCATGGCCAGGGAACTGGGCATAAACGAAGAATTCAGGAATATTTTAAGCAAAATAGAGGGGATCACTTTAACAGAACCGGCGCTAAACCGCCGCTGGACTACTTGTTGCGGCGGACCAGGAAAGGTCCTTTTCCCTGAATTGACTGGCAAAATCGCCGGCCGCCGGGTTTGTGAATTGGCGGCCACCAACGCTGACCTGATGATTACTTTTTGCCCTTACTGTCTGGCGGCTCTTAATAAGAGCCAACAAGAGGGGCAGAAGAAAATCCAAATTGAGGACTTGATTGAGTTTCTTTACAGGGGGTTTGTGCAATGA